In one Bacteroidales bacterium genomic region, the following are encoded:
- the purL gene encoding phosphoribosylformylglycinamidine synthase: MILYFRNSGNLYAVQYSGEPANDDFQKLEWLFSDARLLKEQSVAGFFIGPRREMITPWSTNAVEITQTMGISGIIRIEEFREAASPAATFDPMLERMYEGLSQDIFQVNKNPDEILMITDIAAYNLKEGLALSEEEVAYLEEVSVKLDRSLTDSEVFGFSQVNSEHCRHKIFNGSFIIDGEEKGNSLFQMIRNTSKAHPGRIVSAYKDNVAFIEGPKSEQFAPASPDKPDFFEIREIDTVISLKAETHNFPTTVEPFNGAATGSGGEIRDRMAGGKGSIPIAGTAVYMTSYPRTSGNRKWESGLLPRPWLYQTPEEILIKASNGASDFGNKFGQPLICGSVLTFEHLESFHKYGYDKVIMLAGGIGYAKKKDSQKGHPQPGDLVVVMGGDNYRIGMGGGAVSSVATGEYHSGIELNAIQRSNPEMQKRVYNAIRALAESNENPIISVHDHGAGGHLNSLSELVEEQGGVINLTELPVGDPTLSAKEIIGNESQERMGLVIDQNHASLLSDVSQRERAPFYNVGHITGDMQFTFQDPGNGNKPLDLKLEYLFGKPPRTIIKDETVTQNFPAITYDPAMIMTYLKDVLQMEAVACKDWLTNKVDRSVTGRIALQQCAGSLQLPLNNCGVVAMDFQGKKGIATSLGHAPVSGIIDPAKGSRLAIAEALTNIVWAPLNGGLESISLSANWMWPCKNKGEDARLYEAVQASSEYAIGLGINIPTGKDSLSMTQKYPDGNAVLAPGTVIITAVAEVEDITKCITPVIQPKFTSSILYISFSGNSFELGGSSFAQSLNQIGRVAPDAADPAYVKTAFNAIQDLIRKGIIISGHDISSGGLITTLLEMTFSSPGVGLSLRLDELGGHDLITKLFSENPGVVIQVNDLDFATVFLHEKAVNYIVLGTPSPQRLLQIENNAEQYSFEIDSLRDDWFLSSALLDRIQSGEQKAKERFANYKLQERNFNFPDHFMGSLESYTLESSRRIPTGLKAAIIREKGSNGDREMAWSLHLAGFDVKDVHMTDLVTGRENLEDIQMIVFVGGFSNSDVLGSAKGWAGAFQYNEKARKALEDFFKREDTLSLGVCNGCQLMIELGLLNPDHEQKPRMLHNDTHKYESNFLTIDIQQNNTVMLSSLAGSTLGIWVAHGEGKFWFPYESSAYKIPATYSYHDFPGNPNGSMYDAACLASENGRHLAIMPHLERSVYPWQWGYYPNDRKNDQVSPWIEAFVNAREWIRKQS; the protein is encoded by the coding sequence TTTCGAAATTCAGGTAACCTATATGCTGTGCAGTATTCAGGTGAACCAGCGAATGATGATTTTCAAAAACTGGAATGGTTATTCAGCGACGCCCGGCTCTTGAAGGAACAATCAGTAGCCGGGTTTTTTATTGGGCCCCGTCGTGAAATGATTACTCCCTGGAGTACCAATGCCGTTGAGATTACACAAACAATGGGTATATCCGGGATTATCAGGATCGAAGAATTCAGGGAAGCGGCTTCACCTGCTGCTACCTTTGACCCAATGCTTGAACGCATGTACGAGGGACTTTCTCAGGATATTTTTCAAGTGAATAAAAATCCGGACGAAATCCTGATGATTACTGATATTGCAGCATATAATCTTAAAGAAGGTCTTGCACTCAGCGAAGAAGAAGTTGCCTACCTGGAAGAGGTTAGCGTTAAGCTGGATAGAAGCCTTACGGATAGTGAAGTTTTTGGTTTCTCCCAGGTAAATTCAGAACATTGCCGCCATAAAATATTTAACGGATCCTTTATTATTGACGGAGAAGAGAAGGGAAACAGCCTTTTCCAGATGATCCGGAATACTTCAAAGGCTCATCCGGGAAGAATAGTTTCTGCTTATAAGGATAATGTTGCCTTTATTGAAGGGCCCAAATCTGAGCAGTTTGCTCCTGCCAGTCCCGATAAACCTGACTTTTTTGAGATACGCGAAATAGATACAGTAATTTCTTTAAAAGCTGAAACCCATAATTTCCCCACAACGGTGGAGCCGTTTAATGGGGCAGCCACAGGTTCAGGCGGAGAAATCCGCGACCGAATGGCTGGCGGTAAAGGCTCAATTCCTATAGCAGGAACAGCCGTTTATATGACATCTTATCCCAGGACTTCCGGCAATCGCAAATGGGAATCCGGATTACTTCCCAGGCCTTGGTTATACCAAACTCCTGAAGAAATTCTCATTAAAGCTTCCAATGGAGCCAGCGACTTTGGCAATAAATTCGGACAGCCCCTGATATGTGGTTCGGTTCTTACTTTCGAACATCTGGAATCCTTTCATAAATATGGTTATGATAAAGTAATCATGTTAGCAGGAGGGATTGGTTATGCTAAAAAGAAGGATAGTCAAAAAGGCCACCCTCAGCCTGGAGACCTGGTTGTTGTAATGGGGGGTGATAACTATCGCATTGGAATGGGCGGTGGTGCTGTATCTTCAGTGGCGACTGGCGAATATCATAGCGGTATTGAATTAAACGCTATTCAGCGCTCCAATCCTGAAATGCAGAAAAGGGTTTATAATGCCATCAGAGCATTGGCTGAAAGCAATGAAAATCCGATCATCTCTGTCCATGACCATGGAGCAGGGGGACATTTAAACTCCCTTTCAGAACTTGTTGAAGAGCAAGGTGGTGTAATTAATCTGACTGAACTTCCAGTTGGAGATCCTACTCTTTCAGCAAAGGAGATCATTGGAAATGAATCCCAGGAACGAATGGGATTAGTGATTGACCAAAATCATGCTTCTTTATTGTCGGATGTATCACAAAGGGAGAGAGCTCCATTTTATAATGTTGGACACATCACGGGAGATATGCAATTTACCTTTCAGGACCCTGGTAATGGCAACAAACCCCTGGATCTGAAATTGGAATATCTATTTGGAAAACCACCCCGCACCATTATCAAAGATGAAACTGTAACTCAGAATTTTCCGGCGATTACTTATGATCCGGCAATGATAATGACTTACCTTAAGGATGTACTGCAGATGGAAGCAGTAGCCTGCAAGGATTGGCTTACCAACAAGGTGGACCGTTCTGTAACAGGTCGTATTGCATTGCAACAATGTGCTGGCTCACTTCAATTACCTTTAAATAATTGTGGTGTGGTGGCAATGGATTTTCAGGGTAAGAAAGGCATTGCAACCTCCCTTGGGCATGCTCCTGTAAGCGGAATCATTGATCCCGCAAAGGGGTCACGTCTTGCCATTGCAGAGGCTCTGACCAATATTGTATGGGCTCCGCTCAATGGGGGACTGGAAAGTATTTCACTCAGTGCCAATTGGATGTGGCCATGTAAGAATAAAGGTGAAGATGCAAGGCTATATGAAGCTGTCCAGGCTTCCTCTGAATACGCTATTGGGCTGGGTATCAATATTCCTACAGGAAAGGATTCCTTGTCAATGACACAGAAGTATCCTGATGGAAATGCTGTATTAGCACCTGGTACCGTGATTATTACTGCTGTTGCAGAAGTTGAGGATATCACTAAATGCATCACACCTGTTATTCAACCTAAGTTCACTTCTTCAATTCTATACATAAGCTTCTCAGGAAACTCTTTTGAATTGGGTGGCAGTAGCTTTGCACAGTCCCTTAATCAGATCGGTCGTGTAGCTCCTGATGCGGCAGACCCAGCTTATGTAAAAACTGCATTTAATGCCATACAGGATTTGATTCGAAAAGGAATCATCATTTCCGGGCACGATATTTCTTCCGGGGGATTGATTACAACCCTGTTGGAAATGACCTTTAGCAGCCCGGGTGTCGGACTGTCTCTCCGTCTGGATGAATTGGGAGGTCATGATTTGATCACAAAGTTATTCTCAGAAAATCCTGGGGTAGTTATTCAGGTGAATGACCTGGATTTTGCTACAGTATTTCTACATGAAAAAGCAGTTAATTATATTGTATTAGGTACTCCTTCTCCTCAGAGGTTATTGCAGATTGAGAATAATGCCGAACAATACAGTTTCGAAATTGATTCCCTGCGTGATGACTGGTTCCTGTCTTCTGCCCTTTTGGATAGAATACAAAGTGGTGAACAAAAGGCAAAGGAGCGATTCGCCAATTATAAGCTACAGGAAAGAAATTTCAATTTTCCTGATCATTTCATGGGGAGTCTTGAATCATACACCCTCGAATCATCCCGGAGAATACCCACAGGGTTAAAGGCAGCAATCATCCGTGAAAAAGGATCCAATGGCGATCGTGAAATGGCCTGGTCATTACACCTTGCCGGGTTTGATGTTAAAGATGTCCATATGACAGATCTTGTAACAGGCAGAGAAAACCTGGAGGATATTCAAATGATTGTTTTTGTTGGGGGATTTTCAAATAGTGATGTATTGGGTTCGGCAAAAGGATGGGCTGGTGCATTTCAATATAATGAGAAGGCAAGAAAAGCGCTGGAGGATTTCTTTAAAAGGGAGGATACTCTTTCTTTGGGTGTGTGCAATGGATGCCAGCTGATGATTGAACTTGGATTGTTGAATCCTGATCATGAGCAGAAGCCAAGGATGTTGCATAATGATACCCATAAGTATGAATCAAATTTCCTCACTATTGATATCCAGCAAAATAACACAGTGATGCTTTCTTCATTGGCTGGTTCTACCCTGGGAATTTGGGTAGCCCACGGAGAAGGGAAGTTCTGGTTCCCTTATGAGTCATCCGCTTACAAAATTCCTGCAACTTATTCCTATCATGATTTCCCCGGGAATCCTAATGGTTCGATGTATGATGCAGCATGTCTTGCTTCTGAAAATGGCAGGCATCTGGCAATTATGCCACACCTTGAAAGATCTGTGTATCCATGGCAATGGGGGTATTACCCTAACGACAGGAAAAATGACCAGGTAAGTCCATGGATAGAGGCTTTTGTTAATGCCAGGGAATGGATCCGGAAACAATCATAA